The genomic DNA TATGAATACGTAACTCGTGCTTGAACTTCTTGTAGAAGCCTTGCATACAGAAGAGGATGTCGTCGGTGGGGGACGCGGTGCCGCTGGCACGGAAGTCCGACGATCGACCGCGGACATGGCATCCATCTTGGatctttcttttgtgctcaCCGTTCCACCACCTGCCGGTGGTCAGCACTCCGACTGCCTGCACTGCAAGAACTAATCCTCCACGTCGAGGACGGTGGAGACCCGCCAGAAGAACCGGTCAGCGTCGACGACGTCGTGTCGAGCCGTCGAGTACGAAGCTCGCGGTGACCACGCCCCCAGGAGGCTCTCGTCGCTCGCAGTCGCGGCGAAGAGCAAACAGGACACAGGAATCCGTCCCAGATTGGCTAACGAGCACAGCGGCGCTCCGCGCGAGCCACGGCATGCAGCGGAGCGCGGCGTCGCGGCCACGACCAGGGGTGGAAGGTAAACGAAACGGcatccgggggtggacggtatttgacataccgtccacccttgggTCCGAGTCAGCCGTTGGATTGAGCGCGTGCGGTCCAGATAGGGGGCAAGGTTCGCACGCCCATGGAATCGGTCGTCGTCCTCGGTCATTCGGCAGGCGCGGGAGCTGCAAGGTGCCACGCGGGTAGGGCcgaacggcgcggcggcggtgctcaggCTCGATGGCAAATGTTCGCCAATCGACGACGACCTCGATGGCGGCGCAGCGGTGGTACTCGGGCTTGAGCCTGTCGTCTGACGGAACGGGTTGAGGTCATGCCGCCGCAGCCGATGGCGAAGAGACGGCGTCGGTCTTCCCAAGCAACGATCTCGACGCAACGCCGCTGCACCGagacggcgcgagcggcggcgtctTGAGGTCGGCTGCCCCGCGCCTCCGAGGTCTGGGCGGCGTTTTCTGGCTGCCCGCTGAAGCTCCGCCATGCCCATGCGGCTCTTCCTTCTCGCACGCTTGTGTCCGGACGATTGGTGGAGGCAGCAGCGCGGTGGACGTGCATCCGGGGGCGGCCGGACCTCCGCCGCGACGGCGCGAGCGGCCGCGTCCACATCTAGGCGGACCACGGGACGGCGTCCGAATTCCTGGTGAAGCAGCGTGTACGGACTCACGGTCCGGTCCATTTTATGAAGCTTGTAGCCACACACTCCAACGTGCACGCCGCAGACTTGGTCAccacgccgcgccggcgcgccgcgctcCAAATGccgaccgggggggggggggggggggacggtaTTTaagataccgtccacccctgggtctCCGACAGCCGTCGGATCGGCCACTTGCGGTCCAGATCGTGCGAGACTCGCTCGGGCCGGGACTCGGTCATCATCCTCAGATGTCGTCTCGCAGCGCGCGGTGAGCCAACAATGGCGGCTCCGTTCCTCGATCGGAGAAGGTGAGAAGCTGCGTGCGGAGCGCGTCTCGCGCCGTTTGCTGGTGCTCCGTTCCGCGCGGCCAGGCCACCGCGAACACATGTCCGCTCGCGAAGCAAACATCTCGGTCTCGGAAGACCAGCAGCATGCGCGCGTCCTCTCCACGAAGCCACGAACACAACATGGCGGCGTCGTGTCGTGCCCGCAGAATTCCGAGCGTTCCCGAGCGCGCGCGCAAGAGTCTCGCCATCCATCGCCGAGCACGCAGCTTCGTCGCTGGACTAGGCGGTCCGGGCTCTGCGTCAGTGGCGCGCGATGGACGCCTTCTTCAGCGGCCTCGACTCCCGGCTGCGGGTGTCGGTGAAGGCGGTGGACTCCATCATGGTGGGGCTAGTGAACGCCGCCATGGAGGATGCCTACAGGAAGAGCCTCTGGAAGGACGGCGACCTGGACCGCCTCTTCCACAAGCTCCGCTTCGCCGAGCTCGCCATCATGCAGCTCGAGTGGTGCCTCCGCTTCGTGCGCGGCGAGatggaggacgacgacggcctGGAGCAGCTGCTCGACGACCTCCTCGAGATGCGGGACCAGATCCAGGCGCGCCTCGACGAggccgagctcgccgtcgccgaggcgGACCGAGACTACATGCGCCGGAAGCGCGCGGAACTCGccccggcgcgcggccgcgagACGCCGCCTGCGGCCGGGCGCCAGGGCGCTGAGGAGGAGTGCGGCCGTGCGTTCGGCGAGCTTAGGGTGTCGGTGATCCGGAAGATGTCGAGGATGAGGGCCAGGCTGGAGGACGCGAGCTCCACGCTGGCGGCGCTCATGGAGAAGGTGAGCGGCGAGGCGTCGCCCATGGCGAGGCTGCAGGAGGCCGGCCACGAGGGCGAAGGGGTCAAGGGGCTCTCGGGATTCTACGGCATGGCGCAGCTGCTCATGGAGTTTCAGGAAATGGTCCTGGACGCCGGCGTCGTCAGAGACAGCGTCGCGTCTTCGTTCGACGCCATGGAGAGGTCGGTCTCCGCGCTGGGGGCGGCCATGGATGAGCAGCAGTGGCTCATGGATGCAGAGAGGGAGATGTACAGCGCCGTTGTGGAGGGTTTTGTCAGGGAGATCAACGTGGGATCCGATCGCACGTCTTCTCCAGGTGAAGCATCTCGTCCACCTACGTTGCATCATGACAGTGACGCTACTGAGAATAGCCTGGAAGAATTCCAATCTTCAGAGGATGAAACTAGGCAGCTGCAGTCAGGAGGGCATATGGTAGCAGAAAGTCAGATAGCAGACAGTGCTATCAATTAGGAGAGCATTGTATCCACCGTGAGGAAGCTGAAAGGCTAACAGGAGTAAAGATTGATTCAGATGTCAGATCTGATCTACAATGTGTGTTATATACAGCAGTATTCAGAGACTTGGTGAGGAAATTGGCTGTTCAGGCATATGATTTACAGAAACTAAAAGAAGAGAAGGATGAAATGGACATCGCAAGTAAACTGCAGTGCGAGATATATGGCTCTATATTCAAAGACTCGCTGAAGAAACTGGATGTTCTTGCTGATGTGCAGAAGGTAACTGAAGTAAGAGACGAGGTGGACATGAGAAGTGAACTGCAGAATGAAATATATAGCATACTAGTCACAGACTTGCTGAAGGAACTGGCTGTTGATTCTGCTGATCATTTTATCAAGACCTTAATCAAAGATGAAGTGCATGCGGTTTTTCTTGCCAAGACTTTAAATGCTTGGAAGAGCGCAACTGAAATGGTTCATAGTGAGAGACACATCAAAGAAGAGATGATGCAAAACAATGTAACCACTGAAGATGAAGGCCCAGATTCCGATCAACATGGAGTACCTGTGAAGCAAGAGATTTTAAGTTTCGGTGCAAACCACGACAGGCGAAATTCAAAAGGGGGTGATCAGCAGGCTGAAATGTCAACAGTCAGAGATGATGTCTCTTATTCAGTTAAGAACAATGTTAAGGACGGATTGGAATACCAAAGGAAGGCACAAAGAGGGGAGATAGATATAGGTTTCAGCATGACCCCTGAAAGCACAATCAAGGAAATGCTCATTCGATCAACAAAATTTCAGGCAATGTCCATGGATTTTGAAGCTGTTACCTGTGGAAAATTAGAAACAGCTGTTCTAAGGTTTGTGAGTCTCCATTCCCTTATTTTCATGGCATGGGGCAATCGGAGAATGATATCTGATCCTTGTCCAGATTGAGAGACTTGGATAAACAATTGGCGAATCTGGTTGAACAAGTGAGTTCTCTTAAAAAAAGTGAACTCATTTACCGGACGCCTTTCACCAGGAGATGTTGCGACCTCCAAACAGCAGAAGCAGAGGTTAGAAATTATAAGAAAACATCTTGCTGCCGATTGCTCCATGGCCAAAGATACTTAAATTTGCCTGCCACGAACCTTAGGTGGATCTTCTTGGCGATGAGGTGGATCTACTTCTGGGACTTCTCAGAAAGACATACAAAGTTCTGGATCACTACTCGCCAGTTCTTCAACACTATCATTGGGTAATTTTCTATTTTCACCAAGTTGAATACCATGTCCATGTAAATTTAACAGGTGCAGTGTTATGTCATCGTGAAACAAATTTTTGTTGAAGCTAATGTAGTTACTGAATCTGCCATTTTTCTTACGTTCCCTGCCTGGCAGCTTGATAGCTAAGTTTTAGGGGGTGTTTGGATTCAAATACTAATACTCTaaatgctaaactttagcactagccCATCTAAACAAGAGTGCCAATAGGCTGAGCTAAAcatttgccaagacttaaataTTTTAGAAGAGATACTTAAATATTTTAGAAGAGATACGAGTGCTAAtaggtgctaaagtttagcacttaaTTTAACACATCCAGATAGGCCATAAATACATTTCCATTGatgtataaatatttttttctcgttTCATTCATTTTTGTTCGCCAGAAGTGAGGCTGAATTGTCCATTGGTTTGGTGTTTCAGATCAGGGAGACGCTGAACATGCTTGGGAAGGAGCTTGCCCTAAGGCATCAGATTCgttaatataaataaataaataaatagcatTCGGTGCATGTTGCCACTTATTTTCCCCGTCTAAAACTGAACAGAGTCAATATTTTTCCCTTTATAAATATGAAAGAAAAATGTTTAGAAGTAGTACAGTACAAGAGGTAtcatttcgcaaaaaaaaatttaaagaaaGGGAAGAGAGGGTATAAAAAACTAAATTATGCCACTTTCAAGGTAGCATTTGCAAACTTCCAGCTTGGATACACGTACTGATACTTCTGGAACCTTCCAGCCGTTACAGCTGCCGGCACCGCAGAAAACGGCGCGGATTCTTACCGCCCCTCGTCTCTGCCGCCATCGTAGCTTCTCAGTTCCGTCTCCAAGGGTCGCCATGGAGCTTGATCTCCCGCCACAACAGGTCCCGCAGCTCacagacctcgccgccgccatccaccgCGCAGCGGCTGCCGCTACCGCGCTATCCACGCCCTCTCCGtcctcccacgccgccgccgcggtggccgccCTCCGCGACGCCCACGCCGCCATCGGCTCCTTCCTCTCCAGACTCGACACGGCCGCCACGTTGTCCTGCGACGATCAGCCCATGGCGGAGGGCGGCCAGGAGCCGGAGGAAGATGGGGAGGGGGAGCACATGGTCGGGGAAGTGGAGGAGGGGCTCCGGGACTGCGTCCTGCAGGGGAGCAAGAGGCGGAAGCGGCCCGTGCCGCCGTCGTGGCCCCTAGGACGCCGCAAGAGCGGCGGTTGCGAGGCCGCAGAGGCTGCCGCCGCTCCGGTGCTGGACgtcgaggggcggcggcgcgcggccatgAATCTACTGCTACAGTTCCATGCTTGGTGCGTAGGAGGTGAGTTACTTTCGTGTTTCGTCGCAGTACTTTATTGTCTGAATTAAAGATTTGATGGTAAAATTGTGAGTGAGAATTGCCATTCTGGGTATTTTTATCCAGAAATCATCAATGTCAAGTTGGTTTCAAATACGATGATGAGATTGAAATGCACTATAACAAGAAATCAACCAAATGTATTCAGAATTTCAGATTTGGCCAACGGCTAATTCTAGATGCAGCTCTAGGTAGGTTGTGGAAAGAAAATGATGGTTGATTAAAAAGCGTGTTTTGTGATGCTACTAAAAATATAGAAGCACTAATGGAAACTGAACTGTGAAATCTAAGAACTGCTACTCTGCTAGGCTGCTTGCATTTCTGCCTTCTTGAGGAGGATAATTAGTATGTCAACAAACTTTAGACAACTTTGTCCAAAGTTTTCGTACAGCAAAGAACTAAAATCAGAAGTTCATGTGCAGTAGTTTTGAAAGTGGCTGGGGTTTGTCTGGAATAACGAGACACAGAGTTAGTGGCCTCAGTAGGTATTTTATTTGGTGCTCCTTGGCAGGCCAGTAATCTAGAGTGTTGACAGGGAAATTCTTGAAGATCATAGTAAACATTGGGAGTACAAGCACACAAGTATTGGGCTGTGTTTTAACTAATACTCATTCGACTTGATACTAAGCATTCTTGATTTTAAATTTCACTATCCATGTGTATCGACATTCCATACACTAGATATAATTCTTTTGAATGCTAAGCACTGAATAAACCTAATTTCCCCTTCGGGAGCTCATCTGTTGAAGTGTTACTAATTTTTTGGCTGAGGCTCTATGCTCATCTGCTGCTACTGGAATCTGGGAAGTGATCCTTGCGCTAGTAATATTTTCCTGTTGTTTTTTCATCTGGATATCATTTATTGCTTCGCCGAGGATCGCTTCTCCTGCTAATTCACTCTAGTGATTTTCAGGAATGGGTTTACAAGGGCCTGCCAATCATTGCTTGCTGCCAGGAACAAAGGTTTTCGACAATGTTTGTGGGTCATTCCGTTCTTCACAGAGATGCAGCCAATCAGACAGACAGTAGGCAACATTATCCCACAGTGCGGACGGTTGGGGATTGGGCTGAAGAAAATGAGATGCCATTTCAGCTGAATCGTTTTCATAGTGAGACTAGATTTTTAGTAAGATTTGACCAATAAAGGGCCTGATCATCTTTCCTCATTGCTCTCAGTTCCGCTGTACCTGTACTGTTTATTCAATAGTAGTACTTCTGAATGGAGTGACAGCTGCTGGCTCAACTTGATATGTCATTGCAATTGGTTTTGCACAATGATCCTTTTGTCCACTACAGAATTGATTGCTGAGAAGTTTTGTTCGTCGTCATGTTTTTCTGAAGTCGGGTGAAAAAAAGGTGCTGATTCGCATAGCGATCGGTGTCAAGACTAAGAAAAAACAACCCCGACGGTCCATCCATTGGTCTGTCAGCGTCCGTTTTCACCGGCGAGCTTAGCAAAGTCCAAGTTCTCTCACCTGCCCGGAGTCCCCGGCCGGCCGCGAGAGCGGTGCCGGTGCGAAACCATGGCGGGTCCTCTCCTGCTGCTCGTCTTCCTGTTTCTCTCTCACGCCTCGGCGGCGGAGTACGGGGAGGAGCTGCTGCGGCGCGCGTGGGGGGAGCGGGAGTGGATGgtgggcgcgcgccgccgcatccaCGCGCACCCGGAGCTCGCGTTCCGGGAGCACCGCACCAGCGCCCTCGTCCGCGAGGAGCTCGAGCGCCTCGGGATCCGCAACCGCGCCGTCGCAGGGACGGGCGTCGTCGCTGATGTTGGCTCGGGCGCGCCCCCTTTCGTCGCGCTCCGCGCCGACATGGACGCGCTCCCGCTCCAGGTCCTTTGTCCTGTaccctctctcccctctctgatGCCGCTCATGGGTCCTGGCCACCTGGGGCTTCGGGTGTGGACATTGAACAGCAGTAGATGGTGCGAACAGCAGTAAGATGGCTTTTACGACTACGGCAGATGCTTGGTTGGATTGATTTCATTCTGTTGGTTGCGGACGACAGGAACTAGTGGAGTGGGAGCACAAGAGCAAAGTGGACGGGGTGATGCACGCCTGCGGGCATGATGTGCACACCGCGATGCTCCTGGGGGCAGCAAAGTTGCTCAGTCAGCGTTAGGATCAGCTCAAGGTAAAGTACAATTTTATAGTCCTGCTCGAATTCAATCATTCGTGAATTTAAGTTTTGTTTATACTAAGTACCTTAGAGTAGAGGCAGAAAATGAAACTACCTGATCCACTAGCACTGCAGTCATTGTATAACATATGCTCTCTAGTTCAGATTTTTTTGGCCCACATTGAATTTTATTTCTCAGATAAATTCCTGATTTTCAATGGACATCCTTATTTCAGTTGCAATGTTATCACTGACTGTAGGAACAGCTACTAGAATTTGGTTCCATATCCTAGTATTGAGTTTCTTTACCTCTAAATAAATGGAAgcaaatgttttttttaaaaaaatttgattTCATCCTAAATATAATCTAGTGGATAGGATATTTCTGACAGAATATCGCATAAACTGAGGTTAATGCTACAGAGCGCGCGGTATTAAGACCAGAAAATTTCCAATAACAAGAAACTAGATTAAAAAAACTTTGTTTGACTACATATATTTCAAATTCCCTTAAGTTATGTGGTTTGCAGAATGTACACTTGCATAGATTAATTAATAGATATTCATTTGTGGTGAAGGGAACAGTGAGACTCCTTTTTCAGCCTGCTGAAGAAGGCGGTgctggtgcatctcatataaTAAAAGAAGGCGCTCTTGATGGGGGCGAAGCCATTTTTGCCATGCATGTCGATTATCGGATACCAACTGGGGTAATAGCAGCTCATCCAGGACCTACGCAAGCCGCTGTGTGTTTCTTTCAAGCCAAAATAGAAGGTAAAACTGGGATGGCTGATACCCCACACTTAAATGTGGACCCTATCGTTGCTGCATCATTCACCATCCTGTCCCTACAGCAGCTCATTTCCAGAGAAGATGACCCACTTCACAGCCAAGTATGATACTTTTCTTGGTAATGCTATTTTGCTATCTGATTTTTTAGAGCACAATAGAGAGGTGTTACAAATAAACCTAGATCAGAATGGACAGAACAATATTTCTTCTTACACAGTTAAACTGGGTGTTGGTTACTtcctcaaaaaaataattaaataaactGGTGCTTGGTTACACCTTGAAAAATCTAGGGTGAAGATGTCGTCCTGGCCCTGGTTTTGTCTTAAGAGAGGGGAATATCGAACCCTCTAGGCAGGTACTCACATGACCTGCGAGCGCTCGGGTTCGAACCCGGGTGGGTGTCCTTTCAACTGGAGGCTAATGGTAATACCTTTAGAGAAGACTAATAGTGCTCCCTATTGCTAAAGATGGAGAATCATATAATGCAGACTAATTGTAATAACATTGACTTGCTAGTTGTTAGTTCACCCTTTTTAAGACATAAGTATCAATGGATCGTTCTCAGCAACTACCACCTAGCACTTAACACTGCATTTCAGACATAAGGATCATTCTCAGCAAGTACCACCTAACCTAGAACTGAACATGGACCACTTAGTACTGATCACTTGATCCTGCATTTGTTCGAATGTGGATTTTGGGCACTCGCGGTGCACCAATATTGCTGATTTCACGCAGAGTACCTTAAGGGAATATGGAACCTCTTTTTGTTGACTATACAGAATTACATTAAAAAAAACCTCAATTACGGTCATGCTACTCATGTTTACACTTGAACTCACTCTAGTTGAGAGGATGTTTTTTTCCTTAATTACCAATGGACCCCATAGTAGGTTTAACAGTGTGATCAACCTGAAGGGAATATCGATATTTGTATGTCAAGAATGCAATTGGCCAAAATCTTCTTGTAACATAAACCTGAAAGGAATGTGTATATTTATTCTGCTCAGGTGGTGTCGGTTACTTATGTCAAAGCTGGAAATGCCCTTGATGCCACCCCTGGAATTGTTGAGTTTGGAGGTACTTTGAGGAGCACACTACTGAAGGCCTCTACCGTCTGCAGAAAAGAGTTAAAGAGGTTAGTAAGATCATGCATCATGCACGACTTAATTTATTAGAATTATTTTATCGTAATATAGCTGTCTTCTGAATGCACTAGGACCTCCAGAGCACTGACTGCACTGATGCATTTTCCTTGGATAATTGCTTTCAATCTACATATATGATGAATGGTATTAATATTATAGACTTGTAACTGGCCCATACACATGCATGAACGTGGCAAGTCATGTTTCTTTATCTGAGTGGTACATGGCAATGTTGCTTGTCTTGACAAATTAAAGCTGCATTAGTGTTTCCCTCTCAAAAATAAGCGCCACCGTGTACCTAATTCTCAGAATACCAGGTGCTTCTGATAAACAATTCTGCATAGTGGGATTCCCATATACAGAAGGAAATGGAAATTCACCCCTTTTCAGGTGGTAGAAGGGCAGGCTGTGGTGCATAGATGCAAGGGAGCTGTCGAGATGGAGATTGACGGCTACCCGATGCACCCTGCTGTCGTGAACGACGAGAAGCTGCATCGCCACGTGGAGGGCGTCGGCAGGCGCCTGCTTGGCCTGGACAAGGTGAGGCCTGGGGGAGAAGATCATGGCGGGCGAAGACTTCGCGTTCTACCAGCAGCTGGCTCCCGGGGTTATGTTCGGCGTCGGCATTAGAAGCGAGGAAGCTGGCTCCGTCCACCCGGCTCACAACCCCATTTCTTCGTCGACGAGGATGTCGTGCCCGTCGGGGCTGCACTGCACACGGCGCTTGCAGAACGGTATCTCGCCGAGGGCTCCGCCGTCAACCAAGGAGACCTGCATACCCCTGGCTGATCCTGAGGTGAGTAAATGGTTTGGCGAGTATAAAAACGCACTGTAAATTGAACTGTCGAACATGTTATTCAGAAAACTGAAACAGAGTTGAGTTGGAGTTCAGTTCAGAAAACTGAAACATGCCATCGAGTTTGATCTTCCTGCGATTGTTTATTTGCACTCGTGCCGTCGGTGATCACCGGCGGCCAAGCGGCATTACACCCACGGCCCCATTGGTAGCTAGCGTTGCTGGCCCGCTGCCCGGTGGCTCGTCGCGCCCAAACGCGGCTGATCACGTGCGCCGTCGGCCATCCCGCTGCCAGGTCGGTGCACTGCACCCTGCCCAGCATCGATCAACGCATGCGTCACCGCCGGCCGCGCTCGATTGTCGATCTCACGCTACGTTCCGAAGACATACCCCTGCGGCAACGCCTCAAGAAAGGTGCACGGGTGTGACGACGGCCGGTGGGATCCAAAGCCCAAACCTCGCACCGTCCATGTTGCATTAGAAAAACCCTACCGGATCAGAATTCcatgcgctgctgctgctgctccggtcCTGGACGAATTTAAAACAAAATCGGCGGATTTGAATCCTTTCTCAAGGGCACGAAATTAAACGGACCTGGATTGTGAGCggaccgggccgggccgggccgcccgGCGTTCTGAATGCCCCCCTATATAAACCCCGCTGCCGTCTCGTTCGGCACCGTGAATCCTATGTATCTTCCGGAAGATTTTTTCTTCCTCATCTTCCACTGTTTAAGATTCGTGCAAACAATCATAACCCTTGGATCCATCTCAAACCCTAACTCCTCTCTCTCCTAACCTTCTCTCTCCCCCACCCGCCGCCATCTGCTCGTGCTGCACTGCGCCCGCCCGTGCCTCGCGTCGCGCCCTCTCCTCACGCcgcatggccgccgcccgcaccccgtgcgccaccgccgctcgcgccccagcgcgctgcaccgccgccgcgcgccgccgtcaccCGCGCCCTCGGGAGCTGccccgctgccgcgcgccgccgtcgcccgcgcccCCGGGAGCtgtcccgccgccgcacgctgccCGCTGTCCCGCAGCTGCGCTCTGCCCTGCTCCGCgcaccgcccgcgccggcgccggagaagatGGCGCTCCGATCGCCGGAGAAGAGGTGCCTGTTCAACTTTCAATTTTAGTATTTTTCAACATTCCGTGACTCCAGTTTCAACATTCCGTATCTATAGTTTCAACAATTCGAAGTTAAATGTTGAACATGTTTATAAAAAATGTTGAGGTGATTTTGTTGAAATGTTGAACTTGTTTGCAGCAACTAATTGGGTTAAATGGGCTTTAAAGATGAAAGGcttatctaccttccacaagaTGTATAGGAGCCCCCGTTCGGCACCGCGCAAACTGCAAGCCACCAGACACCAGTCCACTTGTAACAACGCCGTTCCGAGCCCGTGACCCGGTCTGAGAGTAGTAGAGCAGCAGGCAGCGAAATGGTGGCGTCGATGGCCTcccgccgcgcggccgcgcccgtgctcttcttcttcctgctgCTCCTCGTCGCCTCAGGTGCGCGCACGCATGATTTCTCCTCGCTCGTCTCGTCTTCCTCACGCGCCCGCGCCCATTGTtagtttgctttttttttttctgatggcACGAGACGGATGGACGCGTGGTGTGCAGAGATGGGGCCGGCGCgggtggcggaggcgcggcaCTGCGTGTCGCAGAGCCACAAGTTCGTGGGCGCCTGCATGAGGAAGAGCAACTGCCAGCACGTGTGCCAGACGGAGGGCTTCCCCTCCGGCGAGTGCAGGCACCACGGCGGCATCCTGCGCAAGTGCTTCTGCACCAAGTCCTGCTagccggcgaggcgaggcgagcaggGTCCGATCCAGTAGCGTCCCAGAGTTATTAGCACGCACCCCGCGCCGCAGCCATGCATGCTGGTGCATTTGATTTGCTGTAGCGTCCACTCAGTCGTCGTAATCACCCTTGCGTCTTTAATTAGTTTCCCGTGCTCTTATCGTGTACCGACTTAGTGTTTCTCATTTGTAGTAAGTTATTCGAAAATGCTAAACCGAGAGTGCTTGGCTAGCAGCTTCAACTGCtggaataataataaaaaaaactttggcTTTGTGGTGTCAAAGGAGCTGTATGATCATTACATGTTAATATCCTTGAATGCATCTTGGTTCTGTGGAGGAAGTATCTCGATCTACCCCGCTGATGGATTTGTTTACCATCAGTTTCCCGTAGATGTTGGCCGAGCATTCAACTTGTGGATGCTGAGGTCGGAATTATCCTTAATCTAAAATATCAGTTTCTGGTAGACGTAGAGTGGTGTACTATGTAATTTAGCACTTCTTTCATTCTTAACTACATGACGTTTATAACAAGCAAATTATTTCAATTTTATTTAAATAGTTTGTTTTAAATGTTATATAATTATGGAGGAGTTACCATAAAAGTTGATAAAAGAGAGATGTTCGACTGGCTCATCCTTTCAAAAGATATTTATTCACATGACTTGTGAACATCTGGCTTTCATTTAGGAtaagaaagaaataagttctCTTAAGGAGGAAAAAAACAACATGATACCAGCAGTGCCTTACTCAGCACCTATGACTTACATGCATATACAACACACATAAAAAACAA from Panicum virgatum strain AP13 chromosome 7N, P.virgatum_v5, whole genome shotgun sequence includes the following:
- the LOC120681221 gene encoding WPP domain-associated protein-like — translated: MDAFFSGLDSRLRVSVKAVDSIMVGLVNAAMEDAYRKSLWKDGDLDRLFHKLRFAELAIMQLEWCLRFVRGEMEDDDGLEQLLDDLLEMRDQIQARLDEAELAVAEADRDYMRRKRAELAPARGRETPPAAGRQGAEEECGRAFGELRVSVIRKMSRMRARLEDASSTLAALMEKVSGEASPMARLQEAGHEGEGVKGLSGFYGMAQLLMEFQEMVLDAGVVRDSVASSFDAMERSVSALGAAMDEQQWLMDAEREMYSAVVEGFVREINVGSDRTSSPGEASRPPTLHHDSDATENSLEEFQSSEDETRKSDSRQCYQLGEHCIHREEAERLTGVKIDSDVRSDLQCVLYTAVFRDLVRKLAVQAYDLQKLKEEKDEMDIASKLQCEIYGSIFKDSLKKLDELAVDSADHFIKTLIKDEVHAVFLAKTLNAWKSATEMVHSERHIKEEMMQNNVTTEDEGPDSDQHGVPVKQEILSFGANHDRRNSKGGDQQAEMSTVRDDVSYSVKNNVKDGLEYQRKAQRGEIDIGFSMTPESTIKEMLIRSTKFQAMSMDFEAVTCGKLETAVLRLRDLDKQLANLVEQVSSLKKSELIYRTPFTRRCCDLQTAEAEVDLLGDEVDLLLGLLRKTYKVLDHYSPVLQHYHWIRETLNMLGKELALRHQIR
- the LOC120683461 gene encoding uncharacterized protein LOC120683461 isoform X2 produces the protein MELDLPPQQVPQLTDLAAAIHRAAAAATALSTPSPSSHAAAAVAALRDAHAAIGSFLSRLDTAATLSCDDQPMAEGGQEPEEDGEGEHMVGEVEEGLRDCVLQGSKRRKRPVPPSWPLGRRKSGGCEAAEAAAAPVLDVEGRRRAAMNLLLQFHAWCVGGMGLQGPANHCLLPGTKVFDNVCGSFRSSQRCSQSDRQ
- the LOC120683461 gene encoding uncharacterized protein LOC120683461 isoform X1; translation: MELDLPPQQVPQLTDLAAAIHRAAAAATALSTPSPSSHAAAAVAALRDAHAAIGSFLSRLDTAATLSCDDQPMAEGGQEPEEDGEGEHMVGEVEEGLRDCVLQGSKRRKRPVPPSWPLGRRKSGGCEAAEAAAAPVLDVEGRRRAAMNLLLQFHAWNGFTRACQSLLAARNKGFRQCLWVIPFFTEMQPIRQTVGNIIPQCGRLGIGLKKMRCHFS
- the LOC120683050 gene encoding defensin-like protein CAL1 codes for the protein MVASMASRRAAAPVLFFFLLLLVASEMGPARVAEARHCVSQSHKFVGACMRKSNCQHVCQTEGFPSGECRHHGGILRKCFCTKSC